The DNA window GACGGCGGGTGCGCTCTTCATCCGCTCGTACGAGAGAGGCGAGCGCGTGCATCTGGCCATGGTCAGCAGGGGGTACACCGGCACCATGCCGGTGATCGACGAGGTGACCGCGACGCGGGCGCAGTGGTCGTACGCGGCGGCGCTCCCGGTGTCCGCGCTGGCGGTCTGTCTGCTGGGATGGACGCTATGACGATGTCTCTTGAGGTCAGCGGCCTCGCGTACGCTTACCCCGACGGCCACCAGGCGCTCTTCGGCGTCGACCTGAACGTCGCGCGCGGCGAGCGGGTCGCGCTGCTCGGACCCAACGGCGCGGGCAAGACCACACTCGTACTGCATCTCAACGGCATCCTCACGGCCGGCGCGGGTTCCGTGACGGTGGCCGGACTGCCGGTCGGCAGGCAGCACCTCGCCGAGATCCGGCGCCGGGTCGGCATCGTCTTCCAGGACCCCGACGACCAGCTCTTCATGCCGACGGTCCGCGAGGACGTGGCCTTCGGGCCGGCGGCCGCGGGGATGCGCGGCGCGGAGCTGGAGGCGTGCGTGACGGCGGCGCTGGAGCGGGTGGGCATGGCGGAGTACGCCGGCCGGCCGCCGCACCACCTGTCCTTCGGACAGCGCCGCCGGGTGGCCGTCGCGACCGTACTGGCGATGGAGCCGGAGATCCTGGTCCTGGACGAGCCCTCGTCCAACCTGGACCCGGCCTCGCGGCGCGAACTCGCGGACATCCTGCGGTCGTTGGACGTGACGGTGCTGATGGTCACGCACGATCTGCCGTACGCGCTGGAGCTGTGCCCGCGTTCGGTGATTCTCAGCGGCGGCGTGATCGTGGCCGACGGACGGACGCAGGACCTGCTGTCGGACGACGCGGTGATGCGGGAACACCGGCTGGAGCTGCCGTTCGGGTTCGACCCGGGGTCGGTACGGGTGCGGGCGTAACCCCCGGCGACCCGGTCCCGGTTCACCCGCCGCCCAGCCGCACCCCCACGCCGTACCGCCCGGCGGGGCCGTTGCACCATGGAGGGATGAGCGCGAGCGCAGCAGTGGATGCACAGGGCACGGTGGCCGCCGGATTCGAACCGGTCAAGGACGCGTTCGTACGCAACTTCGGGCAACGCGGCGAGCGCGGCGCCGCCGTGGCCGTCTACCGCCACGGCCACAAGGTCGTCGACCTCTGGGCCGGCACCCGCGACGTCGACGGCACGGAGCCGTGGGCCGTCGACACCGCGCAGGTCGTGCGGTCCGCGACGAAGGGCGTCGCCGCCGCGGTGCCGCTGCTTCTCCACCAGCGCGGTCAGATCGACCTGGACGCCCCCGTGGCCACGTACTGGCCCGAGTTCAAGGCCAACGGCAAGGAGCGCGTGCTCGTACGGCACCTGCTGTCGCACCGGGCCGGCGTACCGGCGCTCGACCGGCCGCTGACACCCGCCGAGGCGATCGACGGCGTCAGCGGCCCGCGCGCCGTCGCCGCCCAGGAGCCCGCCTGGGAGCCCGGCACCGACCACGGCTACCACGCGCAGACGTACAGCTGGCTGATCGGCGAGCTGGTGAAGCGCGTGACGGGGCGGACCGTCGGCCGCTGGATCGCCGAGGAGATAGCCCGGCCGCTGGGGCTCGACTTCTGGGTCGGGCTGCCGGCGGACGAGGCGCACCGCGTCGGCCGCGTCGGGCCCGTCGAGGCGCCGCCGCCGGGCGGCGGGACCCTGCGGCTGCGGCCCAAGCGGAGCGTCAGCGAGGCGTACGCCGATCCCGCCTCGCTCACCCGGCGCGCCTTCGGCGCGATCGACCCGCTCGCGGACGAGAACGACCCGGCGTACCGCGCGGCCGAACTCCCCGCGTCCGGCGGGATCTCCACCGCGCGGGCGCTCGCCCGGTGTTACGCCGCGATGATCGGCGAGGTCGACGGGCACCGCCTGTTCGCCCCCGCCACCCTGACCCTCGCGCGCACCGAGGAGTCCGCCGGTCCGGACCGGGTGCTGGTCGTGGGGACCCGCTTCGGGCTCGGCTTCATGCTGCACGGCTCCGGCGCGCCCCTGCTCGCGCCCGGCTCGTTCGGACACCCGGGGCGCGGCGGCTCGCTCGGGTTCGCGGACCCGGAGTCGGGGATCGCCTTCGGGTACGTGACCAACGGGCTCCAGAAGGGAGTCACCGCCGATCCGCGCGCACAGGCACTGGTCGCGGCGGTGCGGTCGGCTGCATGATCGGCTGATGCAGACAACACTTCCGGCACGTTTCGAGGGGTACGGCGTCCTGGTCACCGGTGCCGGACGCGGCATCGGCGCGGCGATCGCGCGGCAGTTCTCGGACGAGGGGGCGCGGGTCCTCGTCACCGACGTGGACGCCGCGCGGGCGGAGAAGACGGCGGGGGAGATCGCCGGCGCGCGGGCGTTCCACTGCGACGTGGCGGACCGGGCGTCGGTGGAGGCGGCGGTCGCGTACGCGGTACGGGAGTTCGGGGCGCTCGACGTACTCGTCAACAACGCATACTCCTGCGCGCCCGACGCGGAGTTCTTCGAGGACGAGGACGAGACGGTGTGGCAGCGCGACCTCGACGTCACGCTGACCGGCGCGTACCGGTGCGCGCGGGCGGCGCTGCCGCATCTGGCCGCTTCGGGGCGGGGCGCGATCGTCGACATCGGGTCGGTCAACGGTGAACAGGACTTCGGCAACCACGCGTACAGCGCGGCCAAGGCGGGCCTCGCGAGCCTGACGCGGACGCTGGCGGGGCACGCGGCGCGGCGCGGCGTGCGGGTCAATCTGGTCGCGCCGGGGACAGTGCGCACGGACGTGTGGGCGGAGAAGGGCGACGCCCTGGAGCGCGCGGCGGCGCACTACCCGCTGGGGCGCGTGGGCGAGCCGGAGGACATCGCGGCGGCGGTCGCGTTCCTGGCGTCGCGGGACGCCGGGTGGATCACGGGAGTGACGCTGCCGGTGGACGGCGGGCTGCTGATCGGCAACCTGGCGTTGCGGGAAGCGCTGGGCGGGCCGTGAGGCGGCGGCGGGGTCGTGCAGCGGCTCCGCCGCACGCGTCCCGCCCGTACCCGCACGTCGCAGTGGCCGTACGGCCGCGCGAGGCGTTTCG is part of the Streptomyces agglomeratus genome and encodes:
- a CDS encoding energy-coupling factor ABC transporter ATP-binding protein; amino-acid sequence: MTMSLEVSGLAYAYPDGHQALFGVDLNVARGERVALLGPNGAGKTTLVLHLNGILTAGAGSVTVAGLPVGRQHLAEIRRRVGIVFQDPDDQLFMPTVREDVAFGPAAAGMRGAELEACVTAALERVGMAEYAGRPPHHLSFGQRRRVAVATVLAMEPEILVLDEPSSNLDPASRRELADILRSLDVTVLMVTHDLPYALELCPRSVILSGGVIVADGRTQDLLSDDAVMREHRLELPFGFDPGSVRVRA
- a CDS encoding serine hydrolase domain-containing protein, producing MDAQGTVAAGFEPVKDAFVRNFGQRGERGAAVAVYRHGHKVVDLWAGTRDVDGTEPWAVDTAQVVRSATKGVAAAVPLLLHQRGQIDLDAPVATYWPEFKANGKERVLVRHLLSHRAGVPALDRPLTPAEAIDGVSGPRAVAAQEPAWEPGTDHGYHAQTYSWLIGELVKRVTGRTVGRWIAEEIARPLGLDFWVGLPADEAHRVGRVGPVEAPPPGGGTLRLRPKRSVSEAYADPASLTRRAFGAIDPLADENDPAYRAAELPASGGISTARALARCYAAMIGEVDGHRLFAPATLTLARTEESAGPDRVLVVGTRFGLGFMLHGSGAPLLAPGSFGHPGRGGSLGFADPESGIAFGYVTNGLQKGVTADPRAQALVAAVRSAA
- a CDS encoding SDR family NAD(P)-dependent oxidoreductase, yielding MQTTLPARFEGYGVLVTGAGRGIGAAIARQFSDEGARVLVTDVDAARAEKTAGEIAGARAFHCDVADRASVEAAVAYAVREFGALDVLVNNAYSCAPDAEFFEDEDETVWQRDLDVTLTGAYRCARAALPHLAASGRGAIVDIGSVNGEQDFGNHAYSAAKAGLASLTRTLAGHAARRGVRVNLVAPGTVRTDVWAEKGDALERAAAHYPLGRVGEPEDIAAAVAFLASRDAGWITGVTLPVDGGLLIGNLALREALGGP